Genomic window (Pradoshia sp. D12):
GTGTTTGTTCAAACTACAGAAACTCAAGCAGCAGTGTCCCTCCAATTAGCTTTGCAACTCGCAATCGCATTGGTAATTGAAATTTCAATTGCAGATTCAGATGATAGCGATGGTGTTGTTCAAGACCTTCTTCAGCACTTTAATTCTGAGCAAAAGAGTGTACAAAAAATTCATATCGAAAATTCAAGGGACGTTAGGGTTACAACTACTGACACAGATATCTCTGCAAACCTTCAAGTAATGCTAGAAGCACTTCTAGCTATTGTAGCCAGATTAGATATCGCGTAAATTCAAAAAATAAAATAAGAGGTGAGAAGAAAAATGAGTGAAAAGAATTGGAGAGCATTAGACAATTTCAAATGTAAAAATGATGATGCGGAAGTCACCCAAGAGGCTGATCAAATCACATCAATCACACAGCAATCCTATGAATGGATCGTCGTCAAAGATTCAGAGGATGTAGAAGTGCATACAACAGATACTCAAGTGGCATTATCTTTACAAGCAGCTATTCAAGTAGCAATCGCAATTGTTATTAGTATATCAGTTGGGGATAATGAAGCCGGCAAAGGGGTAGTTCAAGATTTAAAACAATTTTTCAAATCTAAACAACGAAATACCCAAAAAACAATTATTACTGGTTCAAAGTGTGTAAGGGTCGAAAGTACGGATACTCAAATAGCTTTAAATATACAAGTATTGATCCAAATTCTTGTGGCTATTGTTGCTAGACTAGATATTGGATAAAGATGATGCTCAAGATACTA
Coding sequences:
- a CDS encoding spore coat protein yields the protein MSNYFGDNCERERDEEKRHTAEIAQDADQFTSEIQESDELIIIKDSGNVFVQTTETQAAVSLQLALQLAIALVIEISIADSDDSDGVVQDLLQHFNSEQKSVQKIHIENSRDVRVTTTDTDISANLQVMLEALLAIVARLDIA
- a CDS encoding spore coat protein; amino-acid sequence: MSEKNWRALDNFKCKNDDAEVTQEADQITSITQQSYEWIVVKDSEDVEVHTTDTQVALSLQAAIQVAIAIVISISVGDNEAGKGVVQDLKQFFKSKQRNTQKTIITGSKCVRVESTDTQIALNIQVLIQILVAIVARLDIG